CGGCGTCCAGGTCGGCGTCGGCGAGCACGAGCATGGGGTTCTTGCCGCCCAGTTCCAGCGAGGCGCCGATCAGCCGCTCGCCCGCCCGGGCGGCGATGCCGCGTCCGGTGGCGGTGGAGCCGGTGAAGCACACGTGGTCGGCCCGCTCCACGACGCCGACGCCGACGCGGGCGCCCGGCCCGGCGACGATCCGCCAGGCGTCCCGGGGCACCCCGGCGCGGCGCAGTAGCTCGAGCCCGAACGCCGCGGTGAGCATCGTCTGGGCGTCCGGCTTGGCGACGACGGTGTTGCCGGCCGCGAGCGCCGCCACCCCGTCGCTGAACGCCATGGTGAGCGGGTAGTTCCACGGGGAGATCACCCCCACGACGCCGGTGGGCGGGTGCAGGACGTCGACGCGGGTCAGCACCGGGAAGACGCCGCGGCGGCGCTGCGGGCGCAGCAGCCCCGGCGCCCGCTCGCCGTAGTAGCGGGCGGTCATCGCGGCGTGGAAGACCTCCTCGACGGCGTCGCGGCGCGCCTTGCCCGTCTCGGCCACGATCAGGTCCGCGAGCGCGCCCTGGTGGCTCAGCAGGAGGTCGTGGAAGGCGAGCAGGCTGCGGCACCGCTCCGCAGCCGGCAGCGCCGCCCACGCCGGTTGGGCGGCGCGCGCGGCGGCGAAGGCCGCGTCGAGGTCCGCCTCGCTGGACTGCGGCACCGCGACCAGCACGGCGGCGTCCAGCGGGGAGAGCACCTCGTGGGTCTCCCCCGACGTCGCGTCGACCAGGCGCAGGAGCCGGGCCACGGTCGCGGGGTCGATGAGCGGTGCGGGGCGCTGCGGCGCTTCTGTCTGGCTCATGCCCCCAGGCTAGGCCCGGCGGGCGCCGGCGCGGTGCCTGAGCACTAGGCTGGGCGCACGTCCGATCGAAGGAGTCCGATGACCCTGACCCGTGCCGAGCTCGCCCAGCTCGTCGACCACACGCTCCTGGCCCCCACCGCCACGCACGCCGACGTCCGGGCGCTGGCCGAGGAGGCCGCGGCGCTGGGCACC
Above is a window of Propioniciclava coleopterorum DNA encoding:
- a CDS encoding succinic semialdehyde dehydrogenase gives rise to the protein MSQTEAPQRPAPLIDPATVARLLRLVDATSGETHEVLSPLDAAVLVAVPQSSEADLDAAFAAARAAQPAWAALPAAERCRSLLAFHDLLLSHQGALADLIVAETGKARRDAVEEVFHAAMTARYYGERAPGLLRPQRRRGVFPVLTRVDVLHPPTGVVGVISPWNYPLTMAFSDGVAALAAGNTVVAKPDAQTMLTAAFGLELLRRAGVPRDAWRIVAGPGARVGVGVVERADHVCFTGSTATGRGIAARAGERLIGASLELGGKNPMLVLADADLDAAAAGAVRGCFANAGQLCVSFERLYVARPVFDAFVERFVAATRALDLSVGLGWGVDVGTLVSADQLAKVSGQVEDARDRGARVLAGGRARPDLAPYAYEPTILTGVTPDMACHRAETFGPVVALYPFDTEEEAVAAANDDVHGLNASVWSRDARRARAVAARLNTGSVNVNESFGAAFGSLDAPMGGTGESGLGRRQGPEGLYRFTQPQTVATQRLLGFVAPGDVPRDGFAAALTSGLRALKAVRW